The sequence TCACTTTTGCTTATTGATTTTGTATCTTAAATATTCAGTGAAACCAtagtcaacatttaaaaaatgacttttttctcTTATAGGACGATGATTCACCTAATCCTGAATATATAAGCTCTCATGGTGATGGGGGAAACAAGGAAAACTGAAATTAATCCTGGAGACGAGGATATACAGTTTTAATTTGAAGAGTTtttttcagaatgaaaaccaCATTCAGTTATCTTGATGAGTGCAGAAGGACGAGAAGAAAGTTATGATGGCTAAAAACAAAGAGCCTCGTCCCCCATCCTATGCTATTAGTGTGGTTGGACTATCTGGAACTGAAAAAGACAAAGGTAATTGTGGAGTTGGAAAGTCATGTTTGTGCAATAGGTTTGTGCGTTCGAAAGCAGATGAATATTATCCTGAGCATACCTCTGTGCTTAGCACAATTGACTTTGGAGGACGAGTTGTTAATAATGATCACTTTTTGTTCTGGGGTGACGTAACACAAAGCGGTGAGGACGGAACAGAATGCAAAGTTCATGTAATTGAACAGACTGAGTTCATTGATGATCAGACTTTCTTGCCTCATCGGAGTACGAATTTACAACCATATATAAAACGGGCAGCTGCCTCCAAATTGCAGTCAGCAGAAAAATTAATGTACATTTGCACAGATCAGCTAGGCTTGGAGCAAGACTTTGAGCAAAAACAAATGCCTGAAGGGAAACTGAACATAGATGGCTTTTTATTATGCATTGATGTTAGCCAAGGATGCAATAGGAAATTCGATGATCAACTTAAATTTGTGAATAATCTCTATATCCAGCTCTCAAAATCTAAAAAACCTATAATAATAGCAGCAACTAAATGTGATGAATGTGTGGATCATTATCTAAGAGAGGTTCAGGCGTTTGcttcaaataaaaagaaccttgTGGTCGTGGAAACATCAGCAAGATTCAATATCAATGTTGAGACATGTTTTACTGCACTGGTACAAATGATGGataaaactcgtggcaaacctaAAATAATTCCGTATCTGGATGCCTATAAGACACAGAGACAACTTGTTGTTACTGCAACAGATAAATTTGAAAAACTTGTGCAAACTGTGAGAGACTATCATGCAACTTGGAAAACTGTTAGTAATAAACTGAAAAATCATCCTGATTACGAGGAGTACATACATTTGGAAGGAACAAAAAAGgccaaaaatacattttcaaaacacaTAGAGCAGCTTAAACAGGAACATataagaaaaagaagagaagaatatATTAATACACTGCCAAGAGCTTTTAACACATTGCTGTCAAACCTTGATGAGATTGAACACCTGAACTGGTCAGAAGCCTTGAAGATAATGGAGAAAAGGCCAGACTTCCAACTTTGTTTTATTGTATTAGAAAAAACACCCTGGGATGAAACTGACCATATAGACAAAGTGAATGATAGGAGGATTCCATTTGACCTTCTCAGTACATTAGAAGCTGAAAAAGTCTATCAAAACCATGTACAGCATCTTATATCTGAGAAGAGGAGGGTTGAAATGAAGGAGAAGTTCAAAAAAACTCTTGAGAAAATACAGTTCATTTCACCTGGGCAGCCATGGGAAGAAGTTATGTGCTTTGTTATGGAGGATGAAGCATTCAAATATATCACTGATGCAGACAGTAAAGAAGTATATAGCAGGCATCAGAGGGAAATAGTTGAAAAAGCCAAAGAGGAGTTtcaggaaatgctttttgaaCATTCGGAACTGTTCTATGACCTAGATCTTAATGCAACACCCAGTTCAGATAAAATGAGTGAAATTCATGCAGTTCTGAGTGAAGAGCCGAGATACAAAGCTTTACAGAAACTTGCACCTGATAGAGAATCCCTTCTTCTTAAACACATAGGATTTGTTTATCATCCCACAAAAGAAACTTGTCTCAGTGGCCAAAATTGCATGGACATTAAAGTAGAGCAGTTACTTGCCAATAGTCTTTTGCAGCTTGACCATGGTCGCTTAAATTTGTACCATGATAGAGCCAATATTGATAAAGTTAATCTTTTCATTTTGGGTAAAGATGGTCTTGCGCAAGAGTTGGCAAATGAGATTCGGACACAATCCACTGATGATGAATATGCCTTAGATGGAAAAATATATGAACTAGATCTTAGGCCAGTTGATGCAAAGTCACCTTACCTTTTAAGTCAGTTATGGACCTCTGCCTTTAAACCGCATGGATTTTTCTGTGTGTTTAACTCTATTGAATCCCTCAATTTTATTGGAGAATGCATTGGAAAAATAAGGGCTGAAGCATCTCAGATAAGGAGAGACAAGTATATGGCTAGTCTTCCATTTACGTTAATATTGGCTAATCAGAGAGACAGCATTAGCAAAAACCTACCTATTCTGAGACACCAAGGTCAGCAATTAGCCAATAAGTTGCAGTGTCCTTTTGTAGATGTGCCTGCTGGTACATATCCACGTAAATTTAATGAGGCTCAAATAAAGCAAGCTCTAAGGGGAGTGCTGGAAGCAGTTAAACACAATTTGGATGTTGTAAGCCCAGTTCCCACCATTAAAGATCTGTCAGAAGCTGACTTGAGAATTGTGATGTGTGCCATGTGTGGAGATCCATTTAGTGTGGATCTTATTCTTTCACCCTTCCTTGACTCTCACTCGTGTAGTGCTGCTCAGGCTGGCCAGAATAACTCTTTAATGCTTGATAAAATTATAGGTGAAAAAAGGAGGCGGATACAGATAACCATATTATCATACCATTCTTCAATTGGTGTAAGGAAAGATGAACTAGTTCATGGGTATATACTAGTTTATTCTGCTAAAAGGAAGGCATCTATGGGAATGCTTCGGGCATTTCTTTCAGAAGTACAGGACACTATTCCTGTCCAGTTGGTGGCTGTAACTGATAGCCAGGCAGATTTTTTTGAGAATGAAGCTATCAAGGAATTAATGACTGAAGGAGAACATATAGCAACAGAGATTACTGCTAAATTTACAGCTTTATATTCTTTATCTCAGTATCATCGTCAGACTGAGGTTTTCACCTTGTTCTTCAGTGACGTATTAGAGAAGAAAAACATGATTGAAAATTCCTATATGTCTGATAGCACCAGAGAATCAACACATACAAGTGAAGATGTTTTCCTGCAGTCTCCCAGAGGAAATTCTCTTGCGTATAATTACTACCCAGATTCAGAAGATGATACGGAAGCACCACCCCCCTATAGCCCAATTGGAGATGATGTGCAGTTGCTCCCAACACCTAGCGATCGTTCAAAATATCGATTAGACTTGGAAGGAAATGAGTATCCTGTTCATAGCACACCACTCAACTGTCATGACCATGAACGCAACCACAAAGTACCTCCTCCTATAAAACCCAAGCCGCTTGTACCTAAGGCAAATGTGAAAAAACTGGATCCAAACCTTCTAAAAACAATTGAGGCTGGCATTGGTAAAAACCCAAGGAAACAATCCTCTCGAGTGCCTTTGGCACCACCAGAAGATTCAGACCAATCCGATAATTATGCAGAACCTATTGACACTGTTTTTAAACACAGAGGTTTTACTGATGATATCTATGCAGTTCCAGATGATAGTCAGAATCGTATTATTAAAATTCGAAACTCATTTGTTATAAATGCACAAGGAGATGAAGAAAATGGATTTTCTGATAGAATATCAAAGAGTCATGGGGAAAGAAGGCCatcaaaatacaaatataaatccAAAACACTGTTTAGTAAAGCAAAATCTTACTACAGGAGAACACATTCAGACGCAAGTGATGATGAGGCTTTTACCACatctaaaacaaaaagaaaaggaagacatcGTGGAAGTGAAGAAGATCCACTTCTGTCTCCAGTTGAAACCTGGAAAGGTGGAATCGATAACCCCGCTATCACTTCAGATCAAGAGTTAGATGACaaaaaaatgaagaagaaaactCACAAAGTAAAAGAAGATAAGAAGGTAAGTTAGCTCAATCCATTTTGTTAAATGGTGTATAGATGAGTTCCATGAAGCTAagactcccttttttttttttttaaacagttctttGGCTGTCCTAACTTATAAAGCATTAAAATTCATTTCTGTGATTAGAAAGTGGCACTTTCTTTATGAATAGATCTGCTCTTTGTATGTATTCAGAGTTGTATTTGCTTTCTTTTGTGCAAGTTTTTACTCTTGTTAGCACTGAACAGCCAGTTTAATATGAGGGAATGAGCTGGGTTTTTTCTCCTTATGCATCAGTTGTTTACAAAGTCCTAGACAGGTTCTCCTTTGCAAACACATGGAAGGCAGTGGGGTTGCACATTGTCCCAAAAGGCATCATTTGTCCTCAGATCCTTTATTTTTAGTGATAATGCAAGAAAAGGGGGGAATAAAGCCGGCTAGAATTTTGGATCCTTGGTAGAGTTTGCAGAGTTagcatttaggaaaaaaaattttttacttgtaaattaTATACATTTTGCGTGGAAACTGGGACTCTAAACATAGAATTCTACAATACTATTTTTAGATACATTCTACATAGAACTTCACTTaaaattttttaatatttatttgcaaTGTTCAGAAACATGCACAGTTACTCTGCACACAAGGCTAAATAGATCTGTGTGCAGATATTgcatctttgtttaaaaaaaaatactagtaAGAGCAATGGTGTGATTGTTTCACATGTGCAACTACATGAAGGGTTTCTATTTTTCAGGATCCCTTTTCTAATTTTTGTTCTCTGGTAGGTTaagtttctttgtttaaaatatctAATTATATAAACAGAATGAAAACTTTGTGGTACTTGTATGACCTCTACTTTTTTAACTTAGGGTGTCTAAGGTAGTTGTGCCACACTTTAGTCTCACAGAAATGCTTTGGTCATTGTACTCCTGGTTTTCACTTAGTATGATATCAGAAACACATTTGGTCAATTAATTGTCATTTTGGTCACTATATAAATAATTGGTAGATCTTATGGATGTTGCCTTTTGCAGAATCGCAGAATTTCCCATTAATTTAAGGTTATATTTGCTGTTCTTGAATAGCATTTACAAATTTTtttcatgtaaaattaaaatcCACATTTTATAAATGGACTAATTTCTGAAATACATGATTCAGTACGAAGTCACTGCCAATTTCTTGAGATTCCCAAActagcacaaacaaagccttcaTATTCATGAAATATCTTCAACAGAGTTGTGTAGTTACAAAAATACTCACTTTGAAGTTATGCTTTTTAACTAAGTTAAGtaacttttaaataattttgtaataAACCTAATTGAGGGGTGCCTATTACTTTGGGTGCAAACAGTCTTGCTGTGTAGAGTTGAAAATGTCCTTTGCTGTACTGCGTTACTGGCACAAAATTGTTCTGAAGCTGGCATATATAGCTCCAGCAAGATCATACTAAGTGTTGGAGGATTCTCTAGCAGAGTGGAAGTTCAGTTTGGAAGGGTGCAGTCCTTTCTGTTTTCCTACACTTTTTAGATGTCATtattcctgtgggaattctgcaacaGTGTGCGTGCGCAGAATTTGTCCCCtgtagatttctttgcttccctgcagaaaaattgtTTCCCCATCAGAATGTccaagggaagccacaagagcagtcatgcgaccctccccagctgtatgttttgggtgcccagggcagccggcagagaggtaaatcactatgAGGCAGGAGGCGGGACTGGGGAAGATCCAGCTGGTGGTTCCTACCctgcgctgggctcagctgctagtcctggctagGGTGTGGAGGACAgaacttccccttcccctgcacagcatctggGGCTGGGTCAACCTCCCAGCCTCTTCCAGATttcttcccccagctgcaggaatctTTGCAGACTCCCTTCCCTTTGCTgcatccctccttcccccactccttgCACCCAtggctcctcagctgcaggaggagggatccctgtacaggtcCCTTATCTCCCGAACCCCCCTGATGagccccattccccctgcacctggaccaccacAATGAGCCActtgcacctggatccccaccccaacaAGCCCCAACCAgatgcacctggatccccaccccactgagctccaCTCCTCCCAGCATCTAggtcccccacacccaggccccTGTGCTGAGCTCTATTGCCCTCACGCTGACCCCTGCTGATCCCCAGTCACCTTcacctagcccccccccccctgcagagtcccattacaaTTGCACCCAGAACGCCCCCCAACAAGCACCTGTGCAGTTAGATGTGCCCCCGCACCTGGGTCTCCCACTGAGTTGTTTGCACCCAGAtagccccacacagaaccctctcagcccacacctggatccccccacactaggctcctccacacttggatcctgccttgctgagcctgcctgcccacagctggtgcacctggcatgaaGGGACAGGGTCCTgggatgtttctggggcaggcccagtccttgcgctgtgtgggttgggtgcagcctcactgctgagtccgtgtcccgggggggggcggggggagctgcacagtgatctcccacctccatgtaGCCAATGGCCTGTGCTCCCCGATGCCATGCTGGCGCTTccacattttttgacaaaatttgcagaattttaaaattgtgcacagaatttttaaatttttggtgcagaatgtccTCAGGAGAAAGATGTAGTCTTTTGGCACTTTGTGAATTTTTTAATTGCAGAATGAGACTCTTATACTACATCTATTCCTCACTGAATAGAAGAGATATGTTGCACATATGACAAACATCCAGTTTCTCCTAGTACCAACAATATAAAACTGTTACTGACTTTTGTTTTGAGGCTTTTTAACTTTTCCCCCTTCAACCATGAAAGGACTGCTGTTTTAGATTCACGGTTAGAAGGGTGTATATACAGGCTTCTTAAATTTGTTAATCAGTTTCAATTGTTCAGCTGTAGGTGGTGGTACAAGACAGTTGGCTACCTTTCCCAGCTAGTGACGATTTCATCTATGACATATGGTAcaaaattcattatttttatgtTATCATTAGGCAAGAAATACTTTGTGGAATGTACTGGTATGTTTCAGATAGATTTATGGCCCATATATTCATAAAACTTTATTGAAACTCCTGGCTTGATTGCAATAAGTATGTAAAGAAAATGAATGTTAAAGAAACAAACATGCATGGACTGGTGTCCTCTCTTTCTCTGTTGGTGCCATGAACACCTACCATTCTATAGTTACTGAGAAATTCCATATAAAATGCTCTTAGAAACTTCTGGCTACTCAGTTTAAATGGTTGTTGTTGAAACACactctcctttcttttctggctAAGGGAGTGAAAGACTTGGTATTTAATCTGGGTCTCTTGTATAGAACTGCAGAGGACTCTTCACGTAGAAGGTTGTGGAAAATCTTTAGGTTTTTAATTTTCTGTCTGCTATGAATCAAAGTAATTATGTACCTGAAGGCAGAATTTTCCCGTATAGACTTTTACACTTAGAGTTGACTCTTTGTTCCATAGTCTCTAACCAAGACAATGTATACACATCTTTTCTTTGTCTAATGTAAAAAGCTTGATATACTATTGAAAGTAGAAGtaagtatttaaaacaaaatacccaCACAATAAAGAAAACTTATGCAAACTAATTTTTTCTTGTGCTGTGCCAAAAATAAAAGTACTTTTCTGTAGAGTGTACAAATTGGATGAGAGGATAAAAGTATATTGCGTCAGCATTTGTGTGGCTCTGTTTCTCTATTTAGAAATGTCTTTAGCAAAGAAAATCTTGCTCTAGTTATTTGCCAAtaagatatttttatatttctttatataTGTTTATGtatataaagaaatataaaatatatataaaatcagaaaACATTTGAATGCAAAAAGCTACATCTATAACTACCCCTGCTGCCGTGTTATTGCTTTAAAGTTAGGGTTATTGGTTTATAATGTGAGTATTTTGATTTTCTCTTAATAGTTGAAACTAGGCATATAGCTGAGTTTTGTtgagaaaataaaaatccaataAGCTGATCAGGTTGAGGGgcttttgtatttaatttgtgCTCGGAGTGGATGCTTTTTTGCTTAGGATGAGACCAGAACAGCTTGTTTAAATTAAAGGAAGCACTTTTCTGGCCTTTCCTTGGTACTGTGTATGTTTGTCGTAATAGAAGAGTCTTTGTAAATTGCTGATGTCTTTGATTAAGATGGTCTTGGTCAGCATGTCATGGAACTGTGTAAATAGTTAATGAGTCCAGATTTGTACATGGCTAATGATTATagattaaaacactttttttattattatttttttatttgagttGCTAGGTTTTTGGTTGCTTTTCTGTCAAGTATTGCCATTGCAGATCCCCACTTTTAAGAGTGCCTTTTAGTCACAGAATCATCTGGAAATCAGTATGTGGGGCTGGTATACAAGCCTTCACATGTGTCTGAAAGGGGCTGTGCCTCCTGTTCTGTGTTCCTTTCCTATTATTGGAGGGAGCAGGCCTCTGAACCATCATTTTTCTTTAAGTGCTCAGTACTATTTAACATTTCTAACTTAGGAAGAAGTAAAATTATGTAAATGTTTACTTGTTTAGGGCAAGTTTATCATTGCTCCTTTTATTTGCTCAAATGCAACATCTCTGCATAGAACTCTGGATTCAAGTGATCTCAGATATTGTATTCAGACAAAGTATCCAAGAGAAAACAGTACTCCAAATGCTGAaagttcctcagaagttcttttGCTAAAGGATTCTGCAATCAGTGTATTGGCTTTGTAGATTAAGTTAAGCAGGAGCATTGGCTGGAGCTACCATTAACACAGAGAACCTAGAGTGCTGAGCTTAATAGGACTATTTCCGTTTCTTTCATTCCTGTTGTTTCAGAGACTCCTAAATCCCTCAGGATGCAGGGCTGCTTCAGAGTGAAACAGTTCACAAAATCCAAAAATTCTGGCCTTGGACTGGAGGCTGTGTTTAAGTAGTTATGCAGAAGTCCCTTCtcgtcccttcccctcccccatggccTTTTTCCCCTGAACCCTAAAAGGTGcacagtgtagctgctctttgttggtaggagagagctctcctgccgacaaaaaaaaaaaaaaaaaaaaaaagtccaccaGTGAGCGGTGATAGCTTTGTCGGCAGgtgagctctcctgccaacaaagcgctgttcaTGACGGTGTTTTTTGTTGGCAAAATTTTTGTTGTTCGGgctgtgtggttttttcacacccctcaacgacaaaagtttcactgatgaaagtccagtgtagacaaagcctgagagAATTCTTAATGCCTTTGTCTCTGACCATcagaaaaagaagggaagaaTCTGAGCACTGTCTTTGAGCCCAGTATGAAGAGCCAGTGATAAGAGTTTAGTGTACAGGCAGTAGCATTCATTGGGTTTGGAAGGGTCTTGGAGTCAGAAGGGGTGTGGAATCCTGACTGTCTGAATTCTGGGCCCCTCAGATGTGATTCTTGACAGTCTGTCTGCTCTCTTACCTTTTGGAGTACTTTGGATCAGAATGTTGTTGGTTCTAAAGGGGAGCTTGGGGTGACAGTAATTTGTGCTCCCTTCTCTTCAGAGCAATGGAAGATTATCCTTTTCTCCCGACAGTCTGACTAATTCATGATCTCTCAGGCCTGTCACATCCTTTCCTGGGACAATGTATGACTTGACTTCAGAGGCTTGAATCCAAAAGGTTCCAGGAACTACCTTGGAAATTAGACATAACCCTTAGACCCAAGGTGTAATTTCAAGCTCGGGTAGATGTACATGCACTAGTGTTTAATTGAGCTAGTGCATTAAAAATAGTAGCGAGGTGGCAGCAGTGGTGTGGGCTAGCTGCCCGAGTACTTACCTAGGTTTCAGATGGGATTGAACTCAGGCGGCTAGTCCATGCTGCTGCTTACACTGCCATTTCTACAGAGGTATTTTCTAGCAAGCTAGATGAGTCAAAGCTAGCACATGTAGTCTATCTGAATTGAAAATTATATctctagctgcagtgtagatggtaCCCTTAGTTATACCTAGAATGGGACTGGGGTTCAATGTGGAGTTGTTAGATCTTTGAATTTCTTTGTACCAGGAATTAGCCCCATTTTTAACCACTAGTGTAGCTGCACTGATGTAGACTCTTTCTGTAGACAGTCACAATTTCCAGTGGTGGCGCACACCTGCTGGAAATTCAGGTAAACTTCACAAGTGTGAACTGACGTTTTCCTCATCTGTACTAAGGGTTTGCGCTGTTGCAGCTACACTCATGCCTGAAATGGAAATTAATTCCAGACAAGGTCTTTAGGTTCTGCTTGTAAATTGTAATACTGACTTCAGAAGTAAGATGTTCAAGATGGCTTGTTTTTCTTCACCTGGTTCTTGATCCAGGTACTATTAATCATCTCGAGGTGTTCAGTGTATTCCCCTTAGACTTGACACTAGTACCACAGCCTCTTACCTTTATAGGCTAAATACACAATGGTTCATGTGGCAGCAGTCAGCCTGTTCTACAAGTATTGCTAAAAAGTCATAATCAAAGTAGCCTAGGTAACCTTCTCTAAAGTTTACCACCTAATATTTGGGAAAAATTGTATTGTGATACATAAATCGAGAAAATCTTCTGTTAAAGACTTAGAAATGTGTTAGCGTTCATGTTTTTATAAAATTATGGTCTTTTGAACTCCAGGACATGTACAAATAGATTGGTGATCTGAAGTAAGGTCAGTTTAGGATATAATACACTGCTAAAGGAGCACATTGCTATTTTATGAATGGGGAAAAGTGGTTTTTGCTTTTCCTGATCAAGAAATTGGAGAAGCTGTATTGTGACTGAGCATACACTGGGCATATGGAGGAATTTGGTGGAGATGCAAAGTATGAAAATAAAGAATCTGCACAGTTTAACTTTTTAACTACAGCTATACAGTGAATTGCTTGGAAATGAAAGAGAAGATGACCCAAAAGTTACATGATGCATGTCTAGCCTGATTATATATTGACACTTTCCAAGCCACAATAACTGCATGTGTGGGAACGTTGAATAGGATAATTTGGAGACAATGAGCTAAAGGACAAGCAATGACTTATTTGTCCACAGAAGTTAAAATTGTGGCAAATGGAAAAACACCTAATAGTGCTTCCAGGACCACAATAGATGTTGGATTTTGAATATCCCTATTAGTTCAACCTTTATGAATCTGCAAGAATTAAATCTTTTTATAGCTTGAAAGTAAGTTTTTTTTCGGCTGCCAGTGAGTTGCGGATGACGATATTTATAAACCAGGCTGCTACAGCAGGATATTCATGCATGTCTCAATCCTTCCATGTGACAAAATCTACGGAAAACTACTGtaagtgatgatgatgatgatgaagttaaAATTGTAGTAAGCAGAAAGGCAGATCTCTCTTTTGGGCATATGTTTCAGGAAAACATTTACATTCAAATACTTGCTTAAAATGTATTGTTTATAATTCACTTAAATTTCCCCTTCTTCAATCATGATTGAAACCTAAtagcattatttttaaatgtttctataAATGTGGCTGAAGATTTTTGCCCATTTACCCAATTTAGGCTTGCTTAATTTCTGCCTTTATTTATACAATTTCAGACAGACTTGTCACTTATACTGTCTGAACATATATTTCTGACAGCCAATAAACAATAAGACAGAATTGTTATGGGTCCCAAATTACCATATTCTGGGGGACCTAGAAGTTCTCCTATACTCCATGATGGTTGTCAACTCCTCTGATCACACAGTCTGTTTCTTCAGTCTCTGGTCTGCTGTTTCTCCAATTTGGGCCTTGTTTATTTCGGTCCTTTTATACATTTCCTCGTTACATATTTTTTAACGTCAATCAATTTTAAGCACATTAAGCAAGCGTTTTAGGTAATACGCATGCACACGCTTCAGTTTACACAACTTTTGCTGTTTAATTTCCATGTCGTCATGTTTGTGTCATCCTTCCCCTGGATTTTCCCATGAGAAGGGGGTTCTCATTATTACAGGTTTGTGTATTTTTATCTCAGAACTTCCAGCACAACATGACACCTTTATTATGTCAATAATAACATCATTTTAAGCAAATCTGTATGAGAGGAGGAGAATTGGCAAAACCACACTTATGCCAATAAGGCCCTGACTTAAGTGTTACCTTATCTAAGTTCATTAACTATTcataaatataaattattaaaatataactCTTAATCTTACCATTTAGCTATTTCATATTCATATTTCAGTATTATAAGTCACAAGCAATATATGTGTGTCGTATTCCTACCCATGAATCTACTTGGTGGAGGGACCTTTCAATATCACCACCATTTTTTTGTCTTCTGCAAACGTATTTTTCAGGGGACTTTTGTCACTCAAAGTCCAAAACCTTATATTTTTGAATACGTGACAAATGGATTTCTCCTCTCTACTCCttcagcctcccctcccctttatcgtgtgtgtgtgtgagagagagaggaaaaattgaTAGAGCTGGATCCCCCCGAGGAGGAAGGGTGAAGAAcctcaggaggagcagaggtaCATTGATGAGCAAGAGGAAGATGTAAGGCTGGGAGGTGCATACATTGATCGGCTGGGGGACAGGTCAAGATGATGCCGGGGACAGCGCAGAATTCATTAAAATTTTGGGATTTGGAGAGAAGTTGACAGATCCACATCATCAGGCAGCCTGCGAGagttcctgcagcaggggccaaaatcaccttacCTTACGAATTGGGAGAGTTGGCCACACTGTTTTGCCATACACACATTCAGGATGACCAggggaaaatgaaaacattttcttgTACTTTttggtgtatttaaaaaatacttgtTTTTTGGGCCAATCGTGATTATTTTGGGGTCTGACTCCTGCTTTTAGAACTTTTGAGGTTGGCAAAACTGAGGACTTTTCCTGCAATAGCTTGTCCTGGCTGTGTAGTGCTGAGCACAAAAACGGGGAGCAGGAAAACTTTCCTGTGTACTGAAtacccctctctcccaccccgAACAAACCCATTTTACCCAGGCACCATGCAGTAGTGGAGGAAATAATTTAACTTGCTGGATGAATGCAGAGAGGGAGGGCAGGGACAAGCTGGAATAGACAGGAACAGGCTAAAAACAGGTGGTAAGAGAGGGCAGGAGGCATGTGCATGTGGATGGGAacggggaagggacaggagcagTGTTCATGTGGATAGGAGCTTGGAAGGTGgagtgggtggggcaggagtctGACAGGGGAAATGGGGCAGATAAGGGCAGGGAGTATCTGTGAAGGGGAAGTGCAGAAGTGTGTCTTAACTCCTAGAAAACGTTCTCCTCCAGAACTTTCAATTGAATCCAGGGTCTTGGAGTCTCAATAGTCCTGTGCTGTCTTCCAAATAGCTGTGAAACGCACTGGCAAAATGTCTTTTCCCTTTATAGTTTCTGTTCTGCTCAGAGGCTAACCGCTATCAGTTACTCAGTTAACTCAAGTAGTTTGGGTGCTCTGGCTCTCATGGTTCCAACTCTTCTAATGAGCTGTCTGGTAGTCATGGTTCCACATGTAATTCCTGTGGGTTTTTTGTTCTCagtaggctttttaaaaaaagtaggaCGTTACCTTTAAAAATACCTTAACAAAATATtacagttgcaaagtcaagtactcaaaaacAAGGAAATTTCAGTGTCCTGGTTCACACTGCTGTGTCTGCAGCTTTTAATCTTATTGGCAGTGGGTCAGCTTTCG comes from Lepidochelys kempii isolate rLepKem1 chromosome 6, rLepKem1.hap2, whole genome shotgun sequence and encodes:
- the ARHGAP5 gene encoding rho GTPase-activating protein 5 isoform X6, which codes for MMAKNKEPRPPSYAISVVGLSGTEKDKGNCGVGKSCLCNRFVRSKADEYYPEHTSVLSTIDFGGRVVNNDHFLFWGDVTQSGEDGTECKVHVIEQTEFIDDQTFLPHRSTNLQPYIKRAAASKLQSAEKLMYICTDQLGLEQDFEQKQMPEGKLNIDGFLLCIDVSQGCNRKFDDQLKFVNNLYIQLSKSKKPIIIAATKCDECVDHYLREVQAFASNKKNLVVVETSARFNINVETCFTALVQMMDKTRGKPKIIPYLDAYKTQRQLVVTATDKFEKLVQTVRDYHATWKTVSNKLKNHPDYEEYIHLEGTKKAKNTFSKHIEQLKQEHIRKRREEYINTLPRAFNTLLSNLDEIEHLNWSEALKIMEKRPDFQLCFIVLEKTPWDETDHIDKVNDRRIPFDLLSTLEAEKVYQNHVQHLISEKRRVEMKEKFKKTLEKIQFISPGQPWEEVMCFVMEDEAFKYITDADSKEVYSRHQREIVEKAKEEFQEMLFEHSELFYDLDLNATPSSDKMSEIHAVLSEEPRYKALQKLAPDRESLLLKHIGFVYHPTKETCLSGQNCMDIKVEQLLANSLLQLDHGRLNLYHDRANIDKVNLFILGKDGLAQELANEIRTQSTDDEYALDGKIYELDLRPVDAKSPYLLSQLWTSAFKPHGFFCVFNSIESLNFIGECIGKIRAEASQIRRDKYMASLPFTLILANQRDSISKNLPILRHQGQQLANKLQCPFVDVPAGTYPRKFNEAQIKQALRGVLEAVKHNLDVVSPVPTIKDLSEADLRIVMCAMCGDPFSVDLILSPFLDSHSCSAAQAGQNNSLMLDKIIGEKRRRIQITILSYHSSIGVRKDELVHGYILVYSAKRKASMGMLRAFLSEVQDTIPVQLVAVTDSQADFFENEAIKELMTEGEHIATEITAKFTALYSLSQYHRQTEVFTLFFSDVLEKKNMIENSYMSDSTRESTHTSEDVFLQSPRGNSLAYNYYPDSEDDTEAPPPYSPIGDDVQLLPTPSDRSKYRLDLEGNEYPVHSTPLNCHDHERNHKVPPPIKPKPLVPKANVKKLDPNLLKTIEAGIGKNPRKQSSRVPLAPPEDSDQSDNYAEPIDTVFKHRGFTDDIYAVPDDSQNRIIKIRNSFVINAQGDEENGFSDRISKSHGERRPSKYKYKSKTLFSKAKSYYRRTHSDASDDEAFTTSKTKRKGRHRGSEEDPLLSPVETWKGGIDNPAITSDQELDDKKMKKKTHKVKEDKKDYALKAFTVLVGIKLIKTTFRNSLIKIIIST